The Amphiprion ocellaris isolate individual 3 ecotype Okinawa unplaced genomic scaffold, ASM2253959v1 Aocel_unscaffolded280, whole genome shotgun sequence genome has a segment encoding these proteins:
- the LOC129348486 gene encoding NLR family CARD domain-containing protein 3-like, with amino-acid sequence MFDTDETVPVPEPRPIRYYQQKLQSNFQDTFKVTTEGWAADEELLVDIYTEVYITAGRDVHVNTQHEVLQIDKVWKPSDTETQIQPRDIFNHPSGKDIPIRTVLTNGIAGIGKTFLVRKFVLDWAEERTNQDVHLIFPFTFRALNSLQGQEFGLAELIHDCIPETKDVTVEALNYIFTALQSSGTSSYKKSRFKLLFVFDGLDESRLHLDFDVNNIRSVDVTKSTKIEVLLSGLISGRLLRSARLWITTRPAAANQIPQNLVNTTTEVRGFTDPQKEEYFRKRFRDKKQARSIISHMKKSRSLHIMCHIPVFCWITATVLEELLETREGGDLPRTLTEMYAEFLRFQIDHTKEKYGLEKCIQYIKSLAKLAFEQLQKGNLIFYEKDLRESSIDVSEASVYSGVFTEIFKEERRRKQKDKMFSFVHLSVQEFLAALHVHLTFINSGINLLEEEQQTTSCWSEMFQSYSTGFYQTAVDEALQSPNGHLDLFLRFLLGLSLPTNQKILRGLLTQTGSSSQTNQKTVEYIKEKISENVSVERSINLFHCLNELNDVSLEDEIQQSLRSGRLSTDELSPAQWSALGFILMSSGEHLDVFDLKKYSPSEEVLLRLLPVVKVSKKVVLNNCNLSERSCGALSSVLSSQSSSVTELDLSNNNLQDSGVESLSAGLESPHCKVEALRLSGCLVTEEGCASLASALSFKTSNLRELDLSYNHPGDSGEKMLRAKVEDPDCRLETLRVTPAGVRWLTPGLRKYSCQLTVDTNTVNRNLKLSDNNRKVTYVVEDQSYPDHPDRFDLPWHQLLCGTGLTGRCYWEVEWRGVVRISVSSRGIGRKGDRDDCVFGFNNVSWSLFCSDHGGYYVWHNNSQTSISSSSVSHRVSVYVDVPAGTLSFYRVSSDSLIHLHTFNTTFTQPLYPGFGFGVRFRSSVFLC; translated from the exons ATGTTTGACACAGATGAGACTGTTCCGGTACCAGAACCACGTCCCATCAGATATTACCAACAGAAGCTTCAGTCAAACTTCCAGGACACATTTAAGGTTACAACAGAGGGGTGGGCAGCAGATGAGGAGCTTCTGGTTGATATCTACACAGAGGTGTACATCACAGCTGGCCGGGACGTGCACGTCAACACACAGCATGAGGTCCTACAGATTGACAAGGTGTGGAAGCcatcagacacagagacacagatccAACCCAGAGACATTTTCAACCATCCTTCTGGAAAAGACATACCCATCAGAACAGTGCTGACCAATGGGATTGCAGGGATTGGAAAAACATTCCTTGTGCGTAAGTTTGTGTTGGACTGGGCCGAAGAAAGAACCAATCAAGACGTGCATCTTATTTTCCCGTTCACTTTCCGTGCCCTGAATTCACTGCAGGGACAAGAGTTTGGTTTGGCAGAGCTCATTCATGACTGTATCCCAGAAACTAAAGACGTCACAGTGGAGGCTCTGAATTACATCTTTACAGCTCTGCAGTCATCAGGAACCAGCAGCTACAAGAAGAGCAGattcaaactgctgtttgtgtttgatggaCTGGACGAGAGTCGCCTTCATCTGGACTTTGATGTAAACAACATTCGCTCCGTGGACGTAACAAAGTCAACGAAAATAGAAGTCCTGCTGAGCGGACTTATCAGTGGAAGACTGTTGCGCTCAGCTCGCCTCTGGATAACCAcacgacctgcagcagccaatcagatccctcAGAACCTCGTCAACACTACAACAGAGGTCAGAGGGTTCACCGAcccacagaaggaggagtactTCAGGAAGAGATTCAGAGACAAGAAGCAGGCCAGGAGCATCATCTCCCACATGAAGAAGTCACGaagcctccacatcatgtgccacatcccagtgttctgctggatcactgctacagttctggaggagctgctggaaaccagagagggaggagatctgCCCAGAACCCTGACTGAGATGTACGCAGAGTTTCTAAGATTTCAGATTGATCATACAAAAGAAAAGTACGGTCTAGAGAAGTGCATTCAGTACATTAAGTCATTAGCTAAACTGGCTTTTGAACAGCTGCAAAAGGGCAACCTGATCTTCTATGAGAAAGATCTGAGAGAAAGCAGCATCGATGTGAGTGAAGCCTCAGTGTACTCAGGAGTGTTCACAGAGATCTTCAAAGAAGAGCGAAGAcggaaacagaaagacaagatGTTCAGCTTCGTCCATCTGAGTgttcaggagtttctggctgctcttcatgtccatctGACCTTCATCAACTCTGGAATCAACCTGCtggaagaagaacaacaaacaacatccTGTTGGTCTGAAATGTTCCAAAGTTATTCAACAGGTTTCTACCAGACAGCTGTGGACGAGGCCCTACAGAGTCCAAACGGACACCTGGACTTGTTCCTGCGCTTCCTCCTGGGTCTGTCACTGCCGACCAATCAGAAAATCCTACGAGGCCTGctgacacagacaggaagtagctCACAGACCAATCAGAAAACAGTGGAGTACATCAAGGAGAAGATCAGTGAGAATGTGTCTGTAGAGAGAAGCATCAATCTGTTCCactgtctgaatgaactgaacgATGTTTCTCTAGAGGATGAGATCCAACAGTCCCTGAGATCAGGACGTCTGTCCACAGATGAACTGTCTCCTGCTCAGTGGTCAGCTCTGGGTTTCATCTTAATGTCATCAGGAGAACATCTGGACGTGTTTGACCTGAAGAAATACTCTCCTTCAGAGGAGGTTCTTCTGAGGCTGCTGCCAGTGGTCAAAGTCTCCAAGAAAGTTGT actTAATAActgtaatctgtcagagagaagctgtggagctctgtcctcagtcctcagctcccagtcctccagtgtgacagagctggacctgagtaacaacaacctgcaggattcaggagtggagagtctttctgctggactggagagtccacactgtaaagtggaagctctcag gctgtCAGGCTGTCTGGTCACAGAGGAAGGCTGTGCTTCTCTGGCCTCAGCTCTGAGCTtcaagacctcaaatctgagagAGCTGGACCTGAGCTACAACCATCCAGGAGACTCAGGAGAGAAGATGCTGAGAGCTAAAGTGGAGGATCCAGACTGTAGACTGgaaactctcag GGTGACGCCTGCTGGAGTCCGATGGTTGACACCAGGTCTGAGGAAGt ATTCCTGTCAACTCACAgtcgacacaaacacagtaaacagaaaCCTCAAACTCtctgacaacaacaggaaggtGACATATGTGGTGGAGGATCAGTCGTATCCTGATCATCCAGACAGGTTTGACCTCCCCTGGCATCAGCTGCTGTGTGGAACTGGTCTGACTGGTCGctgttactgggaggtggagtggAGAGGAGTGGTTCGTATATCAGTGAGTTCCAGAGGAATTGGAAGAAAAGGAGACAGAGATGACTGTGTGTTTGGATTTAATAATGTGTCCTGGAGTCTGTTCTGCTCTGATCATGGTGGTTACTATGTCTGGCACAACAACAGTCAAACATCCATCAGTTCCTCCTCAGTCTCTCACAGAGTTTCAGTTTATGTGGATGTTCCTGCTGGAACTCTGTCCTTCTACAGagtctcctctgactctctgatccACCTCCACACCTTCAACACCACATTCACTCAACCTCTCTATCCTGGATTTGGATTTGGTGTTAGGTTTCgttcctcagtgtttctgtgctga